Part of the Sorghum bicolor cultivar BTx623 chromosome 1, Sorghum_bicolor_NCBIv3, whole genome shotgun sequence genome, tgtataaagtattaaatatagataaaaacaaaaattaattacacagtttgtctataatcacaagataaatcttttgaacctaatcactctatgattggacaatgtttgtcaaataaaaatgaaaatactatagtatcgaaattcaaatttttttcaaaactaaacaaagcctatatATATAACTAGAATAGATAAAACATTCGAAACTCTTGTGTGGCATTGAATACTACGGTCAATGCAAAAGCAAACGCATGGGCAGAAATATCAGGAGGGGACGGTACAGCGCACACCGACGCGAGACGAGAGCGAGAGCACACACAGACACAGGCAGAAACGTGTCGGAAATCTCGGCCTCCCTCCCTctgctctcctctctctccaacAGCAAAAAGATTCTCCCTCCATCTCCTCACGCCCGgcaataaaaaaaaaaaaacaaaaacaggtGAAGGCAGTCCATCCTGCCCGTTTCGTGTGTCTGAGGATCTCCtgatctccttcctcccttgtcctcctcctcctcccccctcCCACATCGTCATCCACCCCCCTCTCCAGCTCCCCTCCTCCTCgccccctcccctccctcccCTCCTCCTACTCCTCCGATGATGATGATCCGAGCATCTGAAGGATAGATAGCAAGCAAAGGACGCTGCTCACCTCcccggagctgctgctgctgctgctacggcGGAGGAGGACTgcaactgctactgctactgctacgagGTAAGCACCGccacccccgccgccgccgccgcctcctgcaGCTGGATTGTCCTGCTGCTGAGTTGACTGGAGCTGGATTCATCCCTTGGTTGCTCTCGCTCGTCGTGTTCGGCCACGGGGACCGATGCTCCGATCCGCCCGCGCCTCAATTCCTCCCCGCCCGTCTCCGTCTGACAGGCTTCGCTGCGATTTCGGCCCCGACCGATTCCTCCGTCGCCCTCCGGCCGGACGACCCGATTCCTCCTTcctctccgtctccgtctccgccGCCCTCTTCGCCTCGCTCGCTCCCGAGGTCATCTCCACCACGTGCTCTCGGGAAGGAACTCTGCCTGCCGCGCAGCTCCGGATCTCAAtcattccattccattccattcccCTCAGCCAGCCACCTTTTCGTTTCTCTGATGAATTCCTTCCTCCTTTCTCGTTCGTctctcgatcgatcgatcgtaaCTTCCTTTCTCTCTCTTCGAGGAAAGGGAAGAGAATGGAAAGGGAAAGGGAAGGGAAATCGCGGCAGTTAATTCCGAGATTTGTGTCGATTTTTTCGGGGCCCAAGCTGGAAAGATTCGGCAAGTACATCTGATCTTGTAGCATACTAGTACCCTGTGTCCTCCCATGCCCCAATAGTGATACTTGTCTCCGCCCTTTGCCCttcgattttttttttcctcccCGAGGCCTGCAGTAAAGTTCACTCACCCAGATTCATTCATCCATTTCTGAAATTgcaatctttttttcttttgctggtATAAAATtgcaatcttttttttttctgctcGTATAAAATTGCAATCTTTGTGGACAAGTGAACCCACGTCCTTCTTTTATCTCTTGCGAGTTGCGTGCGTGCTCACCAATTTCCCCCCATCTCCATTGCAGGCTGACTCCGCGGCCGCAGCTGCTGACAAGCCCACAAGAGTGCAGAATTCACAGcaccacgacgacgacgacgacgacgaccaggaACAGGAGGAGAGGAGATTAAAAAGCGAAGATGGAGGGCGGCGAGGCGACGCTGTCGGGGTTCGTCGGCGGCGGGGGCGGTGCGGGGGGAAGCCCCGGCGTGGACACCAAGGTGCTGCACGCGTTCCAGACGAGCTTCGTGCAGGTGCAGACGCTGCTGGACCAGAACCGGCTGCTCATCAACGAGATCAACCAGAACCACGAGTCCAAGGTGCCCGGCGACCTCTCCCGCAACGTGGGCCTCATCAGGGAGCTCAACAACAACATCCGCCGCGTCGTCGACCTCTACGCCGACCTCTCCTCGCTCTTCGCCGCCTCCGACGCCGGCCGCGCCGCGTCCGAGGGCGGCTCCGTCGGCACCGTCCGCCAGGCGCCCGGCGCCGGGCACAAGCGGATCAGGTCCGGCCTCGACTGACTTGACTAGTCAAATTCCAAACTCCTTCTTAGCTAGTACAGTAGCTAGCCACCACCAGGGAACCTCCCTTTTCTTTAACTTGAGCTCTTCTTGTATCTATCGACGTACGCCACTCCTGCCTATCTATAATATCTATCTAGTATCTATTTATCTCCATTACGACGACCACTGCTACTGTTACTTACTGTGTGATACTTATGAGCAAGAGCAAATCCTCTCCTACAATTAATCACCATCTTCTTGTTGCTACTATATGAGATACTTACTAGTACTTATTTTGAGAGGTATGTAATTTGGATGCAATGCAATTCATGGTGATGCACGCAACATACAGAGTGAACTTGTCTGAATTTCCAACTAGTTTGCTGTGACAACAAATTTGTCGATGCTAGACTACCTTTTTTTTACCCCGCATCGTTCACCAGAGAACAAAACAAACTCCTTTCGATAACGTAATTCAGGGGATGATGCCATGACCATGACGGGCCCCAAAAATCCAAGGGAACTCTTGAGCTgtcagacacacacacacaggtgAAAATTTTTCCCTGGATTTCATCTCTGCTTTACACACGCTGTCAGAGAGAAAAGAAAGCAATGATCTCTTGCGCAAGctcatgctcatgctatgcacagcAGAATCTGCTGCCGCTTTCCATGATTGCGAGCAAGCAGCTGGCTCTGCTTTGCCTGAAATGCCTTTTTTTGGTTGCCCCCCTTTGTTTTCCACGCTGTCCTGCTTCTTTTTCTTTCGTCATGCTCGCTCGCTTGCGGAGTTCCCCTGCGACGCCACCATTTCTTCTTTCCAGCGCTCTCGACTTTCTCtctcgcagcagcagcagcggcagcggcacttTCTGCGAAAATGTGTTTAACGCTGGGCGTTCTATCCGGCATTGGATGATGATGATTGCACCAGCTGTTTCTTAGAATTTCGAACTGCCCTGAAAGAAATGaagggagaaaaaaaagaaaatgcagATGCAGTGGAGAGGGACAGGGGAAATGTAAAGCGCTTTTCGATTCCATGGGCTCCTTTTATGGCGACGGCATGTTTGTCGTAGCAGGCGCCTCCCTGCTAAAGTCGACGTGGGGTTTTCCGCAAGATTCGCTTGTGAAAAGACTCTTTTTTTATGCACAGGCATCAAGTACTACTTTGGAAGTGACAAAATCCCTAAGCTTAAGGGCATGTTTGGATCTAAATAGGATGATGATAGCGATAACTGGATTCTTTTATTGAGCTCTATaattcagagttcgaagctgtCTTTGTAGATTATGCAAACAAGCAAGATCTAGAGTTTGCGTGGATTAGCTCCAGCTTATATATAAGCTCTAGCTGATCTAGGGAAGCCCTTAACTAAAGAAACTTGGACACTCTTTTGCAGGATTTGTGTTCTCCAAACACGGTCGAAAACAGTAAAAAAAACCATGTTGCTGTGACTTAGACTTCTAGGCGAAAAATGGCTTCTGTTTCAccatttttgttttcatataaacCACGTGTGTGCACCTATGGCATGATTTTTTTGATTAATTAAGCCGATAAAAAAGCTCTAATAAAAATCGTGTCAGAAAGACCTTACTTTGGACTTAGGTAGAAAAATGGCATCTTTACTTTAAAAAATCAATAGAATCTACTAGGATGAGAGACGAACTTCCATGATTTCGAGGCAAATTCTACTGCTGTACTAAGGCCCGGTTTAGTTTcctatccaaaaattttttatccatcccatcgaatttttggacacatccatgaaacattaaatatacatataaaaataaactaattacacagtttggttgaaaatcgcgagacgaatcttttaaacctagttactacatgattagccttaagtgctacagtaacccacatgtgctaatgacagattaattatgcttaatagatttgtcttgcagtttcctaacgagctatgtaatttgtttttttattagtttctaaaaactcctcccgacatccttccgacacatgcgatgtgacacctaaaaattttcatcggcaatctaaacagggcctaaaaatCAATAGAACCTAGAAAGTATGCGCAACCAATTAGATTAGCACAACGTAAAGTTGGAAtaaccgagagagagagagagagagagaagagatcTTTATGTGGCAGGCCGCCTCAGTTCCAATCATGCTGCGCTTGACCAGCATCCGGTGACCAAAAGAAGGAAGCAGCCCAGCCTTTTTTGACCACTCTTGATCCCTTGCAAGCAAGCTTTGCTGCACGAGGCCATCTTCCTGTTCCAGTGCGTGTCCCTTTCCATCCTTCAATTCCCTTGCCTTCCTTTCAAAAGATTgcatcatctctctctctctctcaagtctgaataaaaaaaattataaaatagacattgtaacacttttatttgtagttaacaaatattgtctaattatagactaattaggctcaaaaaattcgtctcgcaaattataggtaaactgtgcaattaattattttttaatctatatataatgctttatgtatgtaccgcaaaatttgatgtgacggagaatctgaaaaattttataaattttttagaagtaaacaaggccttactcacAGGCCAGTGTTAGTGTTGAGTAATTGCAGAATTTCTGGTAAATTTGCAAATTTATTTGCATGTGTTTGAGGAGCTGTGCATGGTAAAGAGAGTGGATTTTTATGAGCATATATAGGAGAATTGTCCATGCACTGATGTTGCTCTATCTCAGTCTCTTCATAGCCTCTGTGCTCACAAAATATTATTTGGTTAATCTCTATTAATATTAAAAGAAGTTAGGCTTATTGTCCGAAATGCTTACAACCATACGATGTGATCAAACCAACATAATCTCTTCTGCACCCGTATAAGTTAGAGTGATGTGTCCAAGCACGGTGCGGACTCCGATTTCAAAGCAAATTGAAATATGAAATATTTTCATGGCTCGTACGGGTTAAAGCGAATTTGACACATAAAGTGATTGTTGAATAAATCTCCAAACTGCAATTTTGTTGGTGACCATACGAGAAGTAGTATGTCCTGTTGAAACGCACGAAACATGTTTGCTTATTGCTAGTGATTGTAAAACTTTGTTTCGAACAAACAACCAGGGCTGCTTGAAATACGACAAAGTTAATCTAGATCAACAGATATTCTGAAACATCGAGCAGAGTTTTGATCCTtctaaggtcagtctcaatactAAAAACTACACGggaattaatttttatagacattatatatagaaactatagtCCTAATAGATAATTTCTACATAATAactttttatccaatcacatacattctctctccattctctgCCAATCGTATGCCTTCATGTCTTGGCTCTTGTATAGACATAATTTCCAACTTAGACtcaatttttataattttggatCTCTCTTAAATAATTACCTTGTTACATcaacaaaatgcttaggtgacacTATAATTAATGTTCATAGAAACTATGATGATTTAtgtattgggagtgccctaatgATTGTTGTAAAATTTGCAATAATGTCGAAATACTCCGTCCATACTCGTAAAGAAAGTCGATTTGGATAAGGTTTGAGTTAAACATCAGAaaaataaatcatgaataacattTAAGTTGATGAGTTTGGAAATATAAAaccatataaatagatttgtcttgaaaaatattttcataaaaatatacatacaccacttttttataaatatttttataaaaataaggagtTAAAGTTAAACCGTATAATTGTCCTAAACAACGTTCTAAAACATGTACgattataaagcagaaaactaAAGCTTGGATACACAATAGAAGtatctaaaaaaaaaagaatacacAAGAGATGATGGAAAGATTTAGGCCATAAATAATAAAACCGTTGCAGATCCCGTGCATGATGATTGGATTGTTGACTCACAAGGTAAGTCATTATTGCGATCCGATCCGATCCGCCGTCAGCTCAAGGACGGACGGCCCCGCAAGAATCTCAATTAACCTTTTTTCAACCTCTTCCGTCCGGCGGAAACAGCACATGATTTGCCAGTCTTGCTCTCAATCAACGATAAGATTGGTATTCCCGGCCCCAGCGTGGGACCTACATGATTAGCTGTGGGCCATGTTTATTATCCTCCTATATGAAATCTAAAGtcttgtttggttccccttgctaaattttagctagctaaactttagtcactttagtagctaaagttccaaacacattgactaaaaggagctaaaatagtttagtttcattagtcatccaagagtagctaaaataattttagctagctaaaatttagcaagggaaacCAAACGGAACCTAAGAGTCGATCGGGCGAACGCACTTGAGCTCACACAATCCTATCGTCAGCTGTAACTGTAACAGTTTAAATGGAGATCCTTgataattttataaaattatatatataaactgacATAACATACTCCATTTAATCTAAATTATAAAGTATTTTGGattttctatatatttttttcgaATTGGTGCATTTCCATTTTCATTACATGACCAATGAAAATACAAAAAAGTTTAGACTGTTTAAGCAGAAAATTAAAttaaaggatataaaagatcTTTCATCTTACGATTACCACCAAAAAAGACTGGCCACCAGCCCAAGAAGCCAGAACCCACACAGAAAGCTCAATAGGCGGCTAACGTACAAGATTTATATAACACAAGAAGAAAAGCTAGAGTTACAAATAAAATCTTCCAGGGTATCCAAAGCAAGACTGTAGAGCAAACAAAGTCTTCAGTTCGTAGCATCATCTGTGGATCCATCATCAAGCAGTTTCTGATCTCCAAGCTGATTCCTTTTGCCTAGAATCTTAAGTGCAATAGCCAATATGGTATTAGCAGCAGCAACCAAAGCTTCTTTGTCACCTTCAGCAAACAGACCTGCCCAGAACTCAATAAGCGCACAAGTATAACATACGATAGAAATAGGATCATTCAACATTTTGCCTTCAAAACAAGTTTGGTTACatttcaaatagcccaacaaatTGTTGCAATTCCAATTGTATGAAATTGTTTACCATCGCCAATGCTCACACCAAGCCCAGCATTGGTTCAGAGATCTAGGCACATTGTTGGATCGAATGCTCTTGGCCACAATGGCCCAAACAGTCTTAGTGGTACTACATTGAAAGAATAAGTGTGAATATGGTTTCATCTTTTTCACAAAAATAACATGAAGGGCTACGAGGCCATTTTCTCCTCAATAAATTATCCTTGGTTAGTACTGCATTATTCATCATTAACCATAAAGAAAATTTGATTTTATTAGGGATTTTGCCTTTCCAGATGTTCTTGTAGTAAGGTCCACTATCATTTCGAGTCATAGCATTATACACAGATTTGACACTAAATCTACCTGAGAGACCAAACTTCCAAAGGATATTATCATCTCCATTCACAAAATTATACTCATTCATATCCGTAAGAATTTTATTCCAATCTATAAGCATATTATCAGCTAGCCATGTAATGAAAAGGATGTGAGGAAAGTAAGTCTGGCAACGGCAACGAGCGACGGGTGGCTAGGTGGTGGTGCTGGACACTAAGTGAAGGTGTGACTACCGGAGATGCTATTGTAATGTGAAGTTGATAGAGATGAATGGCGTTCTATTTGAGCGTTGAGCCTTAGTGTTGCGTCCTCGGGGCAAGCGTGCCATAACATGATTTGattttaattgggttggttttgTCACGTGGGTCAATTGGTGGTGTCTATTACATACTCCTATGGGGGTGGAAAGAGGGAGCACGATAGTAGACATCAGTGCATGGACAATTCTATTTGTCAAAATAGCAATTATCGAAATAACTCCTATGGGAGTAATATTAGAACAACTCCAGCTGAGCTTCTACTTAAGCCCCATAGCTAAATATGGGTGTCCAAGCTAAAAACAACACTTTAGGATCCCTACTAGAGCCTCTAATTTGGTGTGGGCACCCAAATCTCCCCTGCAGACCCCATTCCTGTTGGCCCAACAACCTACACTATCCTGCGTGATGTGGCTATTACCTTCCCACACCGTACAGACGCAGCCTCGTCCACCTCCCTTCAGCGCCAATCTCCACTATTGTGCTCCCTCCTTCCACCCCTGACCTCCACCGCTGGGTGGATCCGGCGGTGCGCAACTCCGGCGCGGCCCCTTCCCCGCCACGCGAGTGCTGTTCCGATGCGCCGTGAGCTCTCATCTTTTTTGCGTCATGACCTCTGTGTGGAGGATGAggaagaaaagtttgactcaatGATGAGTGGATCTCATATGTTATTGCCTGCCAATTTAGATCATTTGAGTGGTGCTGTGAACACCTAAAAGTAGGGAGAATACCTAAATAAAAAGTAGAGGCTCTGTTTTTTAGGCTACTGCTAGAGTTGCTTTTGCCATTGCCAATATTTAGAGTAACATTTGTGATTACTCCACGCCGTAGTTAATCTTTGAGTAAAATCGCTGGCGTCTGGGTTCGTTTCTGAATCCTTTGGTTTCCTCTCTACTAGCGCTACAAGAACAATGGGTCTCCTATCTCGCACATAGCAAAGATACGGTAGCACCGTTACATTCTCTGTTTGCTAATACGTTCTGATTTCCTCATCCCAGAGCGTGCAACGGTGACCTGGGATAGCATGCCTCCTAATCATGACGTCTATGATAAACATGCACCGGCGATGAGCGATAAGGTTTTCGGGGAGCACACTTTTATCGCGCAAGTGGTCCATGTTCATGTTGTGATCCAACACACTGTGACTAGTCCCCGACGTTTAAATACTAACTAGACTAATGAGTCCATATTGAGGCCTTGTTCGGTTGGcaaatttttagaattttggatactgtagtattttcgtttgtatttgacaaatattgtccaattatggactaattaggtttaaaagattcatatcacaaattacagataaactgtgtaatcagtttttgtttttgtctatatttaatactttatatatgtgccacaagattcgggcCCCGTTTGgtttcccttgctaaattttagctagctaaaattattttagctactcttgggtgactaatgaaactaaactattttagcttatTTTAGTCAATATGTttagaactttagctactaaagtgactaaagtttagctagctaaaatttagcaagaggaacCAAATAGGATCTCAATATGACGAGGGATCTAAAATTTTTGGTACAAGGCCTGAATAGATAAGAGTGGCTCCAATAGGTACTTATTTGCAATTTACTTCCCTTCGTCGTATAATTTAGTATATTTTAGCATTAAAAAATGATTCTTAAATATAAGATAGTTTAGAGAATAAAAAGTAACTTTGCATTAAATATTTTTCAtatatcaaccaatcaagattaATCATTGATGATAACATCTAATTAGATAAAGTTAAGGGTACCTATGCCTTTTATGCTCTCTCTTAATTTATCTTATACTATATTACAAAAATAAAGGGAGCATGTTCATTTAAATACTTATTATTTGATCATATTACAGGACGACGGAGGGAGTTTGTAACTTTACTTATTATTTGATCACTAGTATGTTCATgtctatatttttaataaaaatagttTTTGATGAGAAAAATGTTtgtatttttttaacaaaatttTGTGTCAACATATCTAAATAGATCTTGTTTTAAAGTATTTATTATAAATAAACATAACGCTGAAACTCCAATTTTGATTTGGGGTGCTCGGTTTGTTTTGAAGTATGACTTTTTAGTTTCGAAATGTTACCGCATGGTGAGCAATTTGACCTCATCTCATCtgccatgcatatgcatgcctCTAATCATGTACCActttgctaaggccttgtttagttccaaaatattttgcaaaatggacactgtagctttttcgtttgtatttgacaaatattgtccaatcatggactaactaggctcaaaagatttgtctcgtcaattccgaccaaactgtgcaattagtttttatttttgtctatatttagtacttcatgcatgtgtctaaagattcgatgtgacggggaatctgaaaaattttgcaaaattttttgggaactaaacaaggcctaaatggagGAAAAACTGAGAGGGGATGGTCGGGAAGGTGGCCGCTCCCCAGAATTGGTAAGCAGCGCGCGACTCGTGGATCCACCATCATCCCCCGCCTTCTGTAGCCTCCTCACAAATGGAAAACCTACCTCcggtcctctctctctctctcctctcttccccCCACATGCCAAAGCCAAAGGGAAAGGGTTCGATCGAGTTCGCCTTCCGCTTCCTTCCGGCTCGCCGCGCGCCTCCCGCGGCGGACGCTGTGCCGCCGGCGCGGTCTCCACACTGTGCAGACGTTAGATCTCGGTAACTAAaccagttttttttttattattattaaaaaaaacaatCGAATTTCCGGTGGCCATCGGTTCGGTTCCTGTGACTAATCTGCTCTTGTGGTGGTACCGCTGCTTCCCTCTTAACGTACATTTTGCAGTGCGGCGGCAATGCGTGGCTCGGTGCGTCGCTGCTGTATCATCTGAACAGAGAAGAAGGCGCAAAGGCAGGTGGCATCCCACTGTTACTATACCAGTATTTTCTTCCCCTGCTATCCCATTTTTGGTGCTCTGATTGGAATCTAAATTATCCCTCTACTTTCCCTTTagcgattatatatatatataataa contains:
- the LOC8080417 gene encoding protein ELF4-LIKE 4 — translated: MEGGEATLSGFVGGGGGAGGSPGVDTKVLHAFQTSFVQVQTLLDQNRLLINEINQNHESKVPGDLSRNVGLIRELNNNIRRVVDLYADLSSLFAASDAGRAASEGGSVGTVRQAPGAGHKRIRSGLD